From the genome of Alphaproteobacteria bacterium, one region includes:
- a CDS encoding thioredoxin family protein codes for MNIKRVVRNTILIAVGAIAIASIFFGGSEKPKPYEPTPEIKEYAAATIVPFKANELANLIAANQGAPTLLFAYASWCPHCKKQFLMLSALNIRFNDALKIEYIALNHDQYKLAAFLKEKYVGEIPFTPYHLAIENREAFNAVLEGYGFTPENTVPHIFLFDAQGKPVTEFKGLTEIPVLLPEIQKLVKSKTPEEASQPLAH; via the coding sequence ATGAATATTAAACGTGTTGTTCGTAATACCATTCTCATTGCCGTGGGCGCAATTGCAATTGCCAGTATTTTCTTTGGTGGGTCAGAAAAACCAAAGCCTTATGAGCCAACACCCGAAATAAAAGAATATGCCGCAGCAACTATTGTACCATTTAAAGCAAACGAATTAGCCAATTTAATTGCAGCTAACCAAGGCGCGCCTACGCTGTTATTTGCCTATGCATCATGGTGTCCACATTGTAAAAAACAGTTTTTGATGCTGAGTGCGCTTAATATACGCTTTAATGACGCGCTAAAAATCGAGTATATCGCTCTCAATCATGATCAATATAAATTGGCGGCATTTTTAAAAGAAAAATATGTCGGCGAAATACCATTCACCCCCTATCATCTGGCGATAGAAAACCGAGAAGCTTTTAATGCTGTGCTGGAAGGCTATGGATTTACTCCCGAAAATACTGTGCCGCACATATTTCTATTTGATGCACAAGGCAAGCCCGTTACCGAATTTAAAGGCCTTACAGAGATTCCGGTATTATTGCCCGAAATACAAAAATTAGTAAAAAGCAAAACGCCTGAAGAAGCCTCTCAGCCCCTCGCCCATTGA
- a CDS encoding Na+/H+ antiporter subunit E, giving the protein MVKKTFHAAILFAVLFATWFALSGISSKLFLIYGAISCTLATLLTLRMHVLDNEGHPFHLAIAAPLYWLWLFKEMIKSGLSVTRAVWSPWHKITPNFAWVPSTQHCDLGRTIFANSITLTPGTVCVDIDKKKAFVHALEQASVDDLNEGTMDRSVTRLTSGKHHSKKKGHG; this is encoded by the coding sequence ATGGTTAAAAAGACATTTCATGCCGCCATTTTGTTTGCTGTGTTGTTTGCAACATGGTTTGCGCTTTCTGGCATTTCGAGTAAATTATTTCTGATTTACGGGGCGATAAGCTGTACTCTCGCCACCCTTCTCACCTTACGAATGCATGTACTGGATAACGAAGGCCACCCGTTTCATCTTGCCATTGCCGCGCCGCTATACTGGCTGTGGCTATTTAAAGAAATGATTAAGTCAGGGCTTAGTGTTACCCGCGCCGTATGGTCGCCATGGCATAAGATCACCCCCAATTTTGCATGGGTTCCAAGCACACAACACTGCGATTTAGGGCGCACAATCTTTGCCAATTCTATCACCCTCACCCCCGGCACCGTATGTGTGGATATTGATAAGAAAAAAGCATTCGTTCATGCCCTTGAGCAAGCTTCGGTGGACGATTTAAACGAAGGCACAATGGATCGCAGCGTAACCCGACTGACCTCTGGTAAACATCACTCCAAAAAGAAGGGTCATGGATGA
- a CDS encoding lytic transglycosylase domain-containing protein, protein MLTAPIPANAANSYQSQLSASDRTHAKSAFYFSERENWYEAIQHASRAQNPILRDYLTWQAMLQERNGFDFSGYEAFLKRNPNWPRESRLILRAEGLLFEGDAANLSNAQLLQWFAAHPPISGKGRLVYANALKAANQQPVKVQELIREAWINGDFDITQEKLIQLRYAKTLRQTEHIARIDRLIWEGKYTAAERMLFALPAAEKLLYKARLALATNASDVNGAIARVPANLKNNDGLLYERMKWRQRNGLDEGVQEILLAAPATVAYPEKWWRPRHIQVREALEKGRPSFALKLLSNHGQVDGIGQAEALWLQGWITLQYMEKPQEALGYFTALEKAVSYPVSKSRAQYWMGRSAQAMGNSTLAQKWYLEAAKHNTTFYGQLAAQKLHKNAKMQLPHTPRPTADQLKSFLADPRVKAVYMLAEMGRSDDSYIFIGHLADNATTHVAAQLTAELATAINRQDFGVQASKDVLKNHIVLPQTSYPFYRLTFRPMIEEPLMWAITRQESLFNPTVQSSAGAKGMMQLLPSTAREVARKNDIAYQPQHLENPIYNLRLGNLYLGSMVESFDGSYILAIAAYNAGPGRVRQWISEFGRPGNTPEAAIDWIERIPYSETRNYVQRVLENLQVYRAIVTPRQGQIIQIERDLTR, encoded by the coding sequence TTGCTGACTGCGCCGATTCCGGCCAATGCGGCGAATAGCTATCAAAGTCAACTCAGCGCCAGTGACCGCACCCATGCGAAAAGCGCATTTTATTTTTCCGAGCGCGAAAATTGGTATGAGGCCATACAGCATGCGAGCCGTGCGCAAAACCCTATATTACGTGATTATCTGACATGGCAGGCCATGCTTCAGGAGCGCAATGGCTTTGATTTTTCAGGCTATGAAGCATTTTTAAAACGCAATCCAAATTGGCCACGCGAAAGTCGATTAATCCTGCGTGCTGAAGGTTTATTGTTTGAAGGCGATGCCGCAAATTTATCCAATGCCCAACTACTGCAATGGTTTGCAGCCCACCCACCCATCAGTGGCAAAGGCCGTTTAGTATACGCAAATGCTCTTAAAGCGGCAAACCAGCAGCCGGTAAAAGTTCAGGAGCTTATCCGAGAAGCGTGGATTAATGGGGATTTTGACATTACCCAAGAAAAGCTTATTCAGCTGCGCTATGCGAAAACCCTGCGCCAAACCGAGCATATTGCCCGCATTGATCGTCTGATATGGGAAGGAAAATATACTGCTGCCGAGCGTATGCTTTTTGCTTTACCAGCTGCAGAGAAGCTTTTGTATAAAGCGCGGCTGGCACTCGCTACTAATGCTTCCGATGTTAATGGCGCTATCGCACGCGTACCCGCCAATCTCAAAAACAACGATGGCTTGCTGTATGAGCGCATGAAATGGCGACAGCGCAACGGGCTGGATGAAGGCGTTCAGGAAATTTTGCTGGCGGCCCCCGCTACCGTTGCGTATCCAGAAAAATGGTGGCGGCCACGCCATATTCAGGTACGCGAAGCGCTGGAAAAAGGCCGCCCATCTTTTGCACTAAAGCTTCTGAGCAATCACGGTCAGGTCGATGGCATAGGTCAGGCGGAGGCCCTGTGGCTGCAAGGGTGGATTACGCTGCAATACATGGAAAAACCCCAAGAAGCACTTGGCTATTTCACAGCGCTTGAAAAAGCGGTTTCTTATCCGGTCAGTAAATCCCGCGCACAATATTGGATGGGTCGCAGCGCTCAGGCCATGGGCAATAGCACTTTAGCCCAGAAGTGGTACCTAGAAGCTGCAAAGCACAACACCACATTCTATGGTCAATTAGCCGCACAGAAACTGCATAAAAATGCCAAAATGCAATTACCCCACACTCCTCGCCCTACGGCAGATCAATTAAAGAGTTTTTTAGCTGATCCACGGGTGAAAGCGGTGTATATGTTGGCAGAAATGGGGCGGTCTGACGACAGCTATATATTCATTGGGCATTTAGCCGATAATGCCACCACGCATGTCGCCGCCCAACTTACAGCAGAGCTTGCCACCGCCATTAACCGGCAGGATTTTGGTGTGCAGGCATCGAAAGATGTGCTGAAAAACCACATTGTATTGCCCCAAACCAGCTATCCGTTCTACCGCCTCACTTTCCGTCCCATGATAGAAGAACCACTCATGTGGGCTATCACAAGACAAGAAAGCTTGTTCAATCCCACGGTTCAAAGTAGCGCCGGTGCAAAAGGAATGATGCAGCTATTGCCCTCTACAGCGCGTGAGGTCGCTCGTAAAAATGACATAGCCTATCAACCCCAGCATCTTGAGAATCCGATATATAACCTACGCTTGGGTAATTTATATCTTGGCAGCATGGTAGAAAGCTTTGATGGATCTTACATTTTGGCCATCGCCGCTTATAATGCCGGGCCAGGTCGGGTACGGCAATGGATCTCAGAATTTGGCCGTCCGGGTAATACCCCTGAAGCTGCAATAGACTGGATAGAGCGCATACCCTACAGCGAAACCCGCAATTATGTGCAGCGCGTATTAGAAAATTTGCAAGTTTACCGCGCCATTGTCACCCCTCGTCAAGGACAAATAATCCAGATTGAGCGCGACCTGACTCGCTGA
- a CDS encoding monovalent cation/H+ antiporter complex subunit F, which yields MIYVIAIVAMLIGMGLILVRALRGPTAYDRILSANIFGTATVLTIALFSELKSDPMLLDMALLYGLINFVATIALLRYFKFGGFDDRD from the coding sequence ATGATTTATGTTATCGCCATTGTGGCCATGCTTATTGGAATGGGCTTGATTTTAGTGCGTGCTCTCAGAGGTCCTACTGCCTATGATCGCATCTTATCTGCCAATATTTTTGGCACAGCCACGGTGTTAACCATTGCCTTATTTTCCGAACTTAAATCCGATCCAATGCTACTCGACATGGCGCTGCTATACGGATTGATTAATTTTGTCGCAACCATTGCGTTGCTACGTTATTTCAAATTCGGAGGGTTCGATGATCGCGATTGA
- the mnhG gene encoding monovalent cation/H(+) antiporter subunit G, whose translation MIAIDTLIIWAGNGLILLGAFFVLTGALGILRMPDFFSRLHPAGVTDSLGVTFIIFGLILHTGFTLTSAKLLLLMLFILLTSPTACHALAKSAFLSGMADEDIKKLKHAKSGESVKRTTNSKKDKSS comes from the coding sequence ATGATCGCGATTGATACCCTTATTATCTGGGCAGGAAACGGTCTGATATTATTGGGTGCATTTTTTGTACTAACGGGGGCGCTGGGCATCTTGCGCATGCCGGATTTCTTCTCGCGTTTGCATCCTGCTGGAGTAACCGATTCATTAGGCGTTACTTTCATTATATTTGGCCTTATTTTACACACCGGCTTCACGCTTACCAGCGCCAAACTGCTATTGCTTATGCTATTTATTTTGCTTACCAGCCCCACTGCCTGTCATGCGCTGGCAAAATCCGCATTTTTGTCGGGCATGGCTGATGAAGACATAAAAAAGCTTAAACACGCCAAATCTGGAGAGTCAGTAAAACGCACCACGAATTCTAAGAAGGATAAATCTTCATGA
- a CDS encoding DASS family sodium-coupled anion symporter: MEPAALQVSAVAALMMCWWLSEAVPLAATALVPLVIFPFTGVMDITTTAAAYSNPVVFLFMGGFILAIGMERWNLHMRIALNIVRVVGSNANRIIAGFMLATAFLSMWISNTATVVMMLPISMSVVQLLTRDGTPQNEKGAKNFSTCMMLGLAFSASIGGVGTLIGTPPNAVFAGYVRTAYGIEIGFAQWMKLAVPIAIIMLIACWIVLVSIYPNRMGHIEGARRIINYELQKLGGWNRGEKMVAIIFLTTTFLWIFRGALNTAFPFLTLNDSGIAIMGALAMLILPVSFRSGQMLLSWRDAEKLPWGILLLFGGGLCLASAVRSSQLAQWLGVQIQSVVDVSEFVLILIIAGVIKLLTEFMSNVATITTFLPVIAAVAVASNYAPLILMVPATLAASFAFMTPVATAPNAIVFASGHVQIRQMAYAGLWLNLIAWVVAPALCYYFMEYAFE; encoded by the coding sequence ATGGAGCCCGCTGCCCTGCAGGTAAGCGCTGTGGCCGCATTAATGATGTGCTGGTGGCTTTCCGAGGCGGTGCCCCTTGCTGCTACAGCATTAGTGCCTTTGGTGATTTTTCCTTTTACCGGCGTTATGGATATTACTACCACAGCTGCTGCATATAGTAATCCGGTTGTATTTTTATTTATGGGCGGATTTATTTTGGCCATCGGTATGGAGCGCTGGAATTTACATATGCGCATTGCGCTGAATATCGTGCGGGTGGTCGGTAGCAATGCCAATCGTATTATTGCGGGATTTATGCTGGCAACTGCTTTTTTAAGCATGTGGATCAGTAATACCGCCACGGTAGTAATGATGCTGCCTATCAGCATGTCAGTGGTGCAACTTCTGACCCGCGACGGCACCCCGCAAAACGAAAAAGGCGCTAAAAACTTTTCCACCTGCATGATGCTGGGGCTTGCGTTTTCTGCCAGCATTGGCGGGGTTGGCACCCTTATCGGCACACCGCCTAACGCCGTTTTTGCTGGCTATGTTCGCACCGCATACGGCATAGAAATAGGCTTTGCCCAGTGGATGAAACTTGCAGTGCCTATTGCAATTATTATGCTGATTGCCTGTTGGATAGTGTTAGTAAGCATTTATCCCAATCGCATGGGACATATTGAAGGAGCGCGACGCATTATAAACTATGAGCTGCAAAAACTCGGTGGCTGGAATCGTGGCGAGAAAATGGTGGCGATAATTTTTCTTACTACCACATTCTTATGGATATTTCGCGGCGCATTAAATACAGCTTTCCCGTTTCTAACACTTAATGATTCGGGCATTGCTATTATGGGCGCTCTGGCGATGCTGATTTTACCCGTGTCATTTCGCTCCGGACAAATGCTGCTTTCGTGGCGCGATGCAGAAAAATTACCTTGGGGAATTTTATTGTTGTTCGGCGGCGGCTTATGCTTAGCTTCTGCCGTACGCAGCAGTCAATTGGCACAATGGTTGGGAGTGCAAATACAATCGGTTGTTGATGTTTCAGAATTTGTACTTATTCTGATAATCGCAGGCGTAATAAAGCTATTGACTGAATTTATGAGTAATGTTGCCACCATTACCACATTTTTGCCCGTCATTGCTGCGGTTGCGGTTGCATCCAACTATGCACCGCTGATATTAATGGTTCCGGCCACGCTTGCCGCAAGTTTTGCGTTTATGACACCTGTGGCCACGGCACCAAACGCAATTGTTTTTGCCAGCGGCCATGTGCAAATCCGGCAAATGGCGTATGCTGGCCTTTGGTTGAATCTTATCGCTTGGGTGGTTGCTCCGGCATTGTGTTATTATTTTATGGAATACGCCTTTGAATAG
- a CDS encoding cation:proton antiporter subunit C, with translation MFADHYPYWISIVLMMSGFYAVMASSNLIKKLIGLSLFQTSVLLFYVAAGKVAGGTTPIYRDGVEIVYSNPLPQVLMLTAIVVGVATLAVGLAIVVRIRGSYGSIEEDVLIERDKAQIKHSIDLPEKGEVNVD, from the coding sequence ATGTTTGCAGATCATTATCCTTATTGGATCAGCATTGTGTTGATGATGAGCGGATTTTATGCGGTGATGGCATCATCTAATCTCATAAAAAAGCTAATCGGGCTATCGCTCTTCCAAACATCGGTATTGTTGTTTTATGTAGCGGCAGGCAAAGTTGCGGGTGGCACAACACCTATTTATCGCGATGGCGTTGAAATTGTATATTCTAACCCGCTCCCACAAGTGTTAATGCTCACAGCTATTGTAGTGGGCGTAGCAACACTTGCGGTGGGGCTTGCTATTGTAGTGCGCATTCGTGGCAGTTATGGATCTATCGAAGAAGATGTGTTGATAGAGCGCGATAAAGCACAAATTAAACACAGCATCGACTTGCCCGAAAAAGGAGAAGTCAATGTTGACTGA
- a CDS encoding malonyl-CoA decarboxylase — MAPHNSLVKIEHNDESQERPHALASFTGRAMHNLLHAWQEVKSTARTAVGGKTIDPSLPPEDVAYFSKLIAASLEPKGGEVTARANTVELGRHYLRLNSKGRKVFFKLLATGYDIDHEEVQRKATTLAKIAEGEDRHRAEHNLRKALIAPRTTLFRQFNSLPDGFKFLVDMRSEILSAARDDADLSAVERDLKYVLSAWFDVGLLDLEEITWRSPAELLEKLMVYEAVHAIRSWDDLKNRLDADRRVYAFFHNKMALEPLIFVQVAFTKGLADNIQDVLDETKPTQNVKETDTAIFYSISNAQQGLAGISFGNFLIKRVVGKLTHEFKNIKTYATLSPVPGFCKWLNNQLEMGQDDVLFMPFEIRDITAASGEKNACDGLRKLLADAQWHKDEATVDLLHPILMRLAARYLIREKRGIRALDPVAHFHLSNGAQLEQINWLGDISEKGLKQSAGIMVNYHYKLSDIDDNHEDYVTDGRIAASKSVHQWARG; from the coding sequence ATGGCTCCACATAATTCGTTGGTAAAAATTGAGCATAACGATGAGTCACAAGAGCGGCCACACGCTCTTGCAAGCTTTACCGGACGTGCGATGCATAACCTGCTTCACGCATGGCAAGAGGTGAAATCTACCGCACGCACCGCCGTGGGCGGTAAAACCATAGACCCCTCGCTGCCACCGGAAGATGTGGCGTATTTCAGCAAATTAATTGCTGCAAGCTTAGAGCCAAAAGGGGGAGAAGTCACCGCCCGCGCTAACACGGTGGAGCTGGGGAGGCACTATTTGCGATTGAATAGCAAAGGGCGTAAAGTATTTTTTAAGTTACTGGCTACGGGATATGATATCGACCATGAAGAAGTACAGCGCAAGGCGACTACCCTTGCTAAAATTGCAGAAGGAGAAGACCGGCACCGCGCCGAACATAATTTGCGCAAAGCGTTGATAGCACCACGCACCACACTATTCCGGCAGTTTAATTCTTTGCCTGATGGGTTTAAATTTTTGGTGGATATGCGCAGCGAAATTTTAAGCGCTGCACGGGATGACGCAGATTTGAGCGCGGTGGAGCGTGATTTGAAATATGTGCTTTCCGCATGGTTTGATGTGGGATTGCTCGATTTAGAAGAAATTACATGGCGCTCGCCCGCAGAATTGCTTGAAAAACTGATGGTCTATGAAGCCGTACATGCCATACGCTCGTGGGATGATTTAAAAAATCGCTTAGACGCAGATCGTCGTGTTTACGCCTTCTTCCATAATAAAATGGCGCTGGAACCGCTTATTTTTGTTCAGGTGGCTTTCACCAAAGGTTTAGCGGATAATATTCAGGACGTATTAGACGAAACAAAGCCTACACAAAATGTAAAGGAAACCGATACGGCTATTTTTTATTCCATTTCCAATGCCCAGCAGGGCTTGGCGGGCATTAGCTTTGGCAATTTTTTGATTAAGCGCGTAGTAGGTAAACTTACGCATGAGTTTAAAAACATTAAAACTTACGCCACTTTGTCGCCGGTACCGGGTTTTTGTAAATGGTTGAATAATCAATTAGAAATGGGGCAGGATGATGTCTTGTTCATGCCGTTTGAAATACGCGATATAACTGCGGCCAGCGGCGAAAAAAACGCGTGTGATGGTTTACGTAAACTGCTTGCTGATGCGCAATGGCATAAAGATGAAGCTACCGTAGATTTACTACACCCCATATTAATGCGTCTTGCTGCACGATATTTAATCCGCGAAAAGCGGGGTATACGTGCCTTAGATCCGGTGGCACATTTCCATTTATCCAACGGAGCGCAGTTAGAGCAAATTAACTGGCTGGGGGACATATCAGAAAAAGGCCTGAAACAATCGGCAGGAATTATGGTGAACTATCATTATAAGCTTTCGGATATTGATGATAACCATGAGGATTATGTGACCGATGGCCGTATTGCCGCTTCAAAATCTGTGCATCAATGGGCGAGGGGCTGA
- a CDS encoding DUF4040 domain-containing protein: MNTWMEKFSGISDYVAIDWIAMTLLIISAFMAIRMRDLLASSVMLGVFSLLMALIYLLLDAPDVALTEAAVGAGISTVLFLGTLSFTEREHEIAPIKRRIVPLLVVILVGSALIIATADLPPFGAADSPMHQHTAPYYIENTRTDIDIPNMVTAVLASYRGFDTMGEVGVIFTAGISITALLMNLPQLRSTPASPPTQTPASIPQTPPVSEKSKRKTTTRRKKTRAEIKKTSSSASSPPSKAATKKKSSSPRIKKGGKS; encoded by the coding sequence ATGAATACGTGGATGGAAAAATTTTCTGGCATCAGCGATTATGTGGCAATTGATTGGATTGCCATGACGCTGCTAATTATCTCGGCATTTATGGCTATCCGTATGCGCGATTTATTAGCATCCTCGGTTATGCTGGGGGTGTTTTCGCTATTGATGGCGCTGATATATCTGTTGCTGGATGCACCTGACGTAGCCTTAACCGAAGCTGCTGTAGGCGCGGGCATCAGCACCGTATTATTTCTTGGCACGTTATCCTTCACTGAGCGCGAACACGAAATTGCACCAATAAAGCGCCGCATCGTGCCTTTGCTCGTAGTAATTTTAGTAGGCTCGGCATTGATAATTGCTACGGCAGACCTCCCACCTTTCGGCGCTGCTGACAGCCCTATGCATCAACATACTGCTCCCTATTACATTGAAAACACCCGTACGGATATTGATATCCCTAATATGGTAACGGCGGTATTAGCAAGCTATCGCGGATTTGATACCATGGGCGAAGTCGGCGTAATTTTCACTGCCGGCATCAGCATTACCGCTTTACTCATGAACCTACCGCAACTTCGCAGCACTCCTGCGTCTCCTCCCACCCAAACTCCGGCATCCATTCCACAAACGCCGCCTGTATCCGAAAAGTCTAAACGCAAGACGACTACACGGCGCAAAAAAACACGGGCAGAAATTAAAAAAACTTCAAGTAGCGCAAGTTCACCCCCTTCAAAAGCTGCAACTAAGAAAAAATCCTCATCCCCGCGCATTAAAAAAGGGGGCAAATCATGA
- a CDS encoding NAD(P)H-hydrate dehydratase produces MNDLNAHILLSTSQMAAADRYTIENGTDGATLMQRAGTAVAAQVMQRFDRQPVVVLVGPGNNGGDGFVVAQALHNKGWPVRVGLLGEMDALSGDAAIMAAKYNGEVHPLHPFLLNERGLVVDALFGTGISRPISGVAAEVIEKLNRLRLPCVAVDIASGIDGDTGQIMGCAVQAQTTITFHRKKFGHVLLPGAKHCGEVVVVDIGIAPDALDKEKLNVHENTPLLWQNMLPWPHCDSHKFTRGHAVVQGGAVAYTGAARLAARAALRSGAGLVSITCSREALPVYAAALEAVMTRPIVDIEGLVDLLKDPRITAFLIGPGAGVNSDTHEKLLAALKLKKPVVMDADALSVAAQNPQPIFDILQNVPAILTPHGGEFARLFGNAAYHSSDKISLTRHAAELSNAVVVLKGSDTVVAAPDGRVSVNIETSPWLATAGTGDVLAGICCGLLAANMPAFEAASAAVWMHSAAARYFGAGLIAEDLPDILPRIWQTLEESITDGST; encoded by the coding sequence ATGAATGATTTAAATGCGCATATTTTATTATCCACATCGCAAATGGCTGCGGCAGATCGCTATACTATTGAAAATGGCACAGACGGCGCAACTTTGATGCAGCGTGCCGGAACGGCGGTGGCCGCGCAGGTAATGCAACGCTTTGATAGGCAACCGGTAGTCGTGCTTGTGGGGCCAGGAAATAATGGTGGTGACGGGTTTGTGGTGGCGCAAGCGCTGCATAACAAAGGATGGCCGGTGCGTGTTGGTTTGTTGGGCGAAATGGATGCGCTTAGCGGCGATGCGGCTATAATGGCTGCAAAATATAACGGCGAAGTACACCCGCTGCATCCCTTCTTACTTAATGAACGCGGCTTGGTCGTAGATGCGCTATTCGGTACGGGGATTTCGCGACCCATCAGTGGCGTGGCCGCAGAGGTGATTGAAAAGCTGAACCGGTTGCGCTTGCCTTGCGTTGCAGTGGATATCGCCAGTGGCATTGATGGTGATACCGGGCAGATAATGGGATGCGCGGTGCAAGCACAAACTACCATAACTTTTCACCGCAAAAAGTTTGGCCATGTATTGCTTCCGGGGGCAAAACATTGCGGTGAGGTGGTGGTGGTCGATATTGGTATTGCCCCTGATGCATTGGACAAAGAAAAGCTGAATGTTCATGAAAACACCCCGCTTTTGTGGCAAAACATGTTGCCATGGCCGCATTGTGACAGCCATAAATTCACGCGTGGTCATGCGGTAGTGCAGGGTGGGGCGGTTGCTTATACGGGCGCAGCAAGGTTGGCGGCACGTGCAGCATTACGTTCGGGAGCCGGGCTGGTAAGTATTACATGCAGCCGTGAGGCTTTGCCGGTGTATGCCGCCGCATTGGAGGCCGTAATGACGCGCCCCATTGTGGATATTGAAGGCTTGGTGGACTTACTGAAAGATCCGCGCATAACCGCATTTTTGATTGGCCCTGGGGCAGGGGTAAACTCTGACACGCACGAGAAGCTTCTTGCGGCGCTTAAGCTCAAAAAACCCGTGGTGATGGATGCAGATGCGCTGAGCGTAGCTGCACAAAACCCACAGCCTATATTTGATATTTTACAAAACGTACCCGCAATACTTACCCCTCACGGAGGCGAATTTGCCCGCTTGTTTGGCAATGCTGCATACCATTCAAGCGATAAAATTTCACTTACCCGCCATGCTGCAGAATTAAGCAATGCCGTGGTGGTTTTAAAAGGTTCGGACACGGTAGTTGCAGCACCCGATGGCCGCGTAAGCGTAAATATTGAAACCAGCCCATGGTTGGCAACGGCGGGCACGGGTGACGTTTTGGCAGGTATATGTTGTGGTCTGCTAGCTGCCAATATGCCGGCTTTTGAAGCTGCCAGCGCTGCTGTGTGGATGCATAGTGCCGCTGCACGTTATTTTGGTGCGGGATTGATCGCCGAAGATTTGCCGGATATACTTCCGCGCATATGGCAAACATTAGAAGAAAGCATAACCGATGGCTCCACATAA
- a CDS encoding Na(+)/H(+) antiporter subunit B, with product MKEIAVLRVVTKLVIPFIALFGFYIQLHGEISPGGGFQSGVVIAASIIIYGLVFGITAAQKAYPRGLAIRLSALGLLIYTGMAAYTVYAGGEMLNYSVIAHDAIHGQHNGIFIIELGVCITVTNVMVLIYYMFGSHQLTLSSRKDK from the coding sequence ATGAAAGAGATAGCCGTTCTGCGCGTGGTAACCAAACTTGTGATTCCGTTTATTGCCCTTTTTGGCTTTTATATTCAGTTACACGGAGAAATCAGCCCGGGCGGAGGGTTTCAATCTGGTGTAGTAATTGCTGCCAGCATCATTATCTATGGTTTGGTGTTTGGCATTACTGCCGCGCAAAAAGCTTATCCCCGTGGGCTGGCAATTCGCCTAAGTGCGCTTGGATTGCTGATTTACACCGGAATGGCCGCTTATACTGTATATGCAGGTGGCGAAATGCTTAATTACTCGGTCATTGCTCACGATGCCATTCACGGCCAACATAATGGCATATTCATTATCGAACTTGGGGTGTGCATTACCGTTACCAATGTCATGGTGCTGATTTATTATATGTTCGGCTCTCACCAACTCACCCTGTCCAGCAGAAAGGATAAGTAA